In the Candidatus Cloacimonas acidaminovorans str. Evry genome, one interval contains:
- a CDS encoding MFS transporter, whose amino-acid sequence MKFNRNIIGWMLYDFANSAFTTIIVTVVYSVYFINNVVGGPAGYGEMLWGRAIGISMTLVAISAPIFGAVADYSRAKKRMLFINCYITVIFTALLYFVKPGDVFIGMLFFIIANFGFNSANVFYDAFLPEICQPEDIGKVSGFGWSLGYVGGLVSLLVALVLVKINVRLVFPAVALHLFLFSLFTFFWLKEFRRPSQRSNYYRIAWQRVTYSLKNIAKLPQLLKYIISYFIYNDGITTVIVFASIYGAERFGMTTPQMITYFILAQFTSILGAAFFGWLTDKWNVKNSLSISLIIWIGVVIWAFFCSSASEYYFVGLVAGLAIGSSQANSRTMLSLLTPRDRQAEFFGFYTLTGRLSSIIGPILYGWIAHQTGDIRYSVLSLIFFFVIGWILLQSVQLQEGIEQAKVNEE is encoded by the coding sequence ATGAAATTCAACCGTAATATTATCGGCTGGATGCTCTATGATTTTGCCAATTCTGCCTTTACAACTATAATTGTTACAGTCGTTTACAGCGTTTATTTTATCAATAATGTAGTCGGCGGACCTGCCGGTTATGGAGAAATGCTTTGGGGAAGAGCAATCGGAATTTCTATGACCCTGGTTGCTATTTCAGCACCTATTTTTGGAGCTGTAGCAGATTATTCCCGTGCCAAAAAACGGATGCTTTTCATTAATTGCTATATAACCGTAATTTTTACGGCTCTGCTTTATTTTGTTAAGCCAGGTGATGTTTTTATAGGAATGTTGTTTTTCATTATTGCCAATTTCGGTTTCAATAGTGCTAATGTATTTTACGATGCTTTTTTGCCCGAAATTTGCCAGCCGGAAGATATCGGTAAGGTTTCCGGTTTTGGCTGGTCTTTAGGATATGTAGGTGGTTTAGTTTCCCTGCTTGTAGCTTTAGTTTTGGTAAAAATCAATGTGCGTTTGGTTTTTCCTGCTGTGGCATTGCACCTGTTTTTATTTTCCCTGTTCACTTTTTTCTGGTTGAAAGAATTCCGTCGTCCCTCTCAAAGAAGTAACTATTATCGGATTGCCTGGCAAAGAGTTACTTATTCCCTAAAGAACATTGCCAAGTTACCCCAACTGCTGAAATATATTATCAGCTATTTTATTTATAACGACGGCATTACTACAGTGATTGTTTTTGCTTCCATTTATGGAGCGGAAAGGTTTGGGATGACAACTCCGCAGATGATAACCTATTTCATTCTGGCACAATTTACTTCCATTTTGGGAGCAGCATTTTTCGGTTGGCTTACGGATAAATGGAATGTAAAAAATTCCTTGAGTATATCCCTTATAATTTGGATTGGCGTTGTAATCTGGGCATTTTTTTGCAGCAGTGCCAGTGAATATTATTTTGTCGGTCTGGTTGCTGGTTTGGCAATTGGTAGTAGTCAGGCAAATAGTAGAACTATGCTTTCTCTTTTAACTCCGAGGGATAGACAGGCAGAATTTTTCGGATTTTATACCTTGACAGGACGCTTATCTTCTATTATTGGTCCAATTTTATATGGATGGATAGCACATCAGACAGGGGATATTCGTTATTCCGTTTTGTCCTTGATTTTTTTCTTTGTGATTGGCTGGATTTTATTGCAGAGTGTGCAGTTACAGGAAGGGATTGAACAAGCGAAAGTAAATGAAGAATGA
- a CDS encoding formyltransferase family protein, translating to MERPASATHKIAVFCSGLSRGSNLCALHNYFTQNKLPIEVALVIFTRKDAPAVQLAEEKGLNYHIISTRNMQLFEQQAINLCQQHNIELIALAGFLKQLSENFIADVQVPILNIHPALLPQYGGKGMYGMAVHKAVFASCDKFSGVTIHLVNSQYDKGKIVAQQKVDISSCKSPEEIAEKVLEIEHKLYAPAICQFLLKS from the coding sequence ATGGAAAGACCTGCATCTGCAACCCATAAAATAGCTGTTTTTTGCAGCGGATTAAGTCGGGGCTCAAATTTGTGTGCATTGCATAACTATTTTACACAGAATAAGTTACCCATTGAAGTCGCTTTGGTCATTTTCACCCGCAAAGATGCACCTGCAGTTCAATTGGCTGAAGAAAAAGGATTGAATTACCACATTATTTCTACCCGCAATATGCAACTTTTTGAACAACAGGCAATAAACCTTTGCCAACAACATAACATAGAACTGATTGCCTTAGCGGGTTTTTTAAAACAGCTCTCGGAGAATTTTATTGCGGATGTTCAAGTCCCCATTTTAAACATCCATCCTGCCTTATTGCCCCAATATGGAGGCAAAGGTATGTATGGAATGGCTGTGCATAAAGCGGTTTTTGCTTCCTGTGACAAATTTTCCGGAGTTACTATTCATCTTGTTAATTCCCAATATGATAAGGGAAAAATTGTAGCTCAACAAAAAGTGGATATCAGTTCCTGTAAAAGTCCGGAAGAAATTGCCGAAAAAGTGCTGGAAATTGAACACAAACTTTATGCACCTGCCATCTGTCAATTTTTGTTAAAGTCGTGA
- the dnaN gene encoding DNA polymerase III subunit beta — protein sequence MRLAIEKKDLLARIQHLVSIVPTKNTSPILNNYLIEVSEENNKVRISTTDLELMVVVEFPAAVSEGGTVAVSAHHFNEIINYMPDGVINLWRNDDLLMIQCGKVDFNLLIADHTLFPVIPEPKLNNPITIDAELFSRMISKTYFAVSTDVNRPVLNGVCWKIYPDHHIMAATDGRKVAEIKILNSSLLSSLEPNDNPEMNIFTEQNQYYVEKVIPVKTLLFLQKIFNDEVKELKVGLEHNRILFLYGEYFISSQVLEHKFPDYQKAFPAELPNKFVIDRQALITAIKRVALVAPDDNLRIHFDLDSDRFEVNTSNRDTGEAKENMDDFTFAGSSTGISFNYKYMLSILEAIDTEKVVIKLGTSKDAMMIYNETPLPDQEITFLLMPLRS from the coding sequence ATGAGATTAGCGATTGAAAAGAAAGACCTTCTTGCCCGCATTCAACATCTGGTATCCATTGTGCCTACAAAAAACACATCTCCGATATTGAACAACTACCTTATTGAGGTCTCCGAAGAAAACAATAAAGTCCGAATCAGCACTACCGATTTGGAACTTATGGTTGTTGTAGAGTTTCCTGCAGCTGTTTCTGAAGGTGGAACAGTTGCTGTTTCTGCTCATCATTTTAATGAAATTATTAATTATATGCCCGATGGGGTTATCAATCTTTGGCGTAATGACGATCTGCTGATGATTCAATGTGGCAAAGTTGATTTTAATCTGTTAATTGCTGATCACACTCTTTTTCCTGTTATTCCCGAGCCGAAACTGAATAATCCCATAACTATTGATGCAGAGTTATTTAGCAGGATGATTTCCAAAACCTATTTTGCCGTTTCCACGGATGTAAACCGTCCTGTTCTCAATGGTGTTTGCTGGAAGATTTATCCTGATCATCATATAATGGCAGCAACTGATGGACGCAAAGTAGCAGAAATAAAAATTCTGAATTCGTCCCTTTTATCTTCTTTGGAACCGAATGATAACCCGGAAATGAATATTTTTACAGAACAGAATCAATATTATGTGGAAAAAGTGATTCCAGTAAAGACCCTTCTGTTTCTGCAAAAAATATTCAATGATGAAGTGAAGGAATTGAAAGTAGGTTTGGAACATAACCGGATTCTGTTTTTGTATGGAGAATATTTTATTTCCTCTCAGGTTTTGGAACACAAATTTCCCGATTACCAAAAAGCATTTCCTGCCGAACTGCCCAATAAATTTGTTATTGATAGACAAGCCCTCATTACTGCTATAAAAAGAGTAGCTCTGGTGGCTCCAGATGACAATTTACGCATTCATTTTGATTTGGATAGTGATCGTTTTGAAGTGAATACCAGTAATAGAGATACCGGTGAAGCTAAAGAAAATATGGATGACTTTACTTTTGCTGGCTCTTCTACAGGAATTTCATTCAACTATAAATATATGCTTTCCATCCTGGAAGCTATAGATACGGAAAAAGTTGTCATCAAATTGGGAACTTCCAAAGACGCGATGATGATTTACAATGAAACACCCCTTCCCGATCAGGAAATAACCTTCCTGCTGATGCCTTTGCGTTCATAA
- the aspS gene encoding aspartate--tRNA ligase, with protein sequence MLDNLGNLTRTHYCGNLNTEHIGQEVTVMGWVNKRRDLGGLIFIDLRDVKGILQVVIRPEKPEIFAKAEKVRNEYVIAVRGKICARTEPNINPNLPTGKIELEAEEFYILNDAQPLPVQFSEVAMAEEDLRLTYRYLDLRRPKLQKIIITRHRIMQIIREFLNNEGFYEIETPILMKSTPEGARDYLVPSRMQPGKFYALPQSPQMFKQLLMIAGLDRYYQIARCFRDEDLRADRQPEFTQLDIELSFVSQAQIFDLIERLFAKLFQEVLGYNLSVPFPVIPYAEAMENYGCDKPDIRFEMKLFDISNIVKNSGFNVFSAALKNGGVVKAIAIPKAADFSRKQQDELVELAKHLGGKGIAFAKVTENGLEGGISKFLSPEEAEAIIQATQAQKNDLLAFAADNYEMVSKVLAGIRNFLAPQLNLIPENSFAFCWITDFPLFTKNLETGKWEPAHHMFTLPKEEHIPYLDIPEKIGEIIGQLYDLVCNGVELSSGSIRCHRYDIQKKIFDILGFSEEELQKRFGFFLEALKYGTPPHGGIAPGLDRLVMIMTGAESIRDVIAFPKTLKATDLMSQAPSEVDEQQWKDLHLQPIK encoded by the coding sequence ATGCTTGATAACCTGGGAAATTTAACCCGCACTCATTATTGCGGAAATTTGAATACGGAGCACATTGGACAAGAAGTAACCGTTATGGGTTGGGTGAATAAACGCCGCGACCTGGGTGGTTTAATTTTTATTGACTTGCGTGATGTTAAAGGTATTCTGCAAGTTGTTATCCGTCCCGAAAAACCGGAGATTTTTGCCAAAGCGGAAAAAGTTCGTAATGAATATGTAATTGCTGTCCGCGGAAAAATTTGTGCACGCACCGAACCCAACATTAATCCCAATCTTCCCACCGGTAAAATTGAACTGGAAGCGGAGGAATTTTATATTTTAAATGATGCACAACCCCTTCCTGTTCAATTTAGTGAAGTCGCTATGGCGGAAGAGGATTTGCGGCTTACTTATCGCTATTTGGATTTGCGTCGTCCCAAACTGCAAAAAATAATTATCACCAGGCACCGCATAATGCAAATTATACGGGAATTTCTCAATAATGAGGGTTTTTATGAAATTGAAACTCCCATCCTGATGAAAAGCACTCCTGAAGGAGCAAGGGATTATCTTGTTCCCAGTAGAATGCAACCGGGAAAATTTTATGCCTTACCGCAATCCCCTCAAATGTTTAAACAGCTCTTAATGATTGCCGGCTTGGATAGATACTATCAAATCGCCAGATGCTTCCGAGATGAGGATTTAAGAGCAGATAGACAGCCCGAATTTACGCAATTGGATATAGAGCTGAGTTTCGTTTCTCAAGCGCAAATCTTTGATCTTATAGAACGCCTTTTTGCCAAACTTTTTCAGGAGGTCTTGGGATATAATTTAAGCGTTCCTTTTCCTGTTATTCCTTATGCAGAAGCAATGGAGAATTATGGCTGTGATAAACCCGATATTCGTTTTGAAATGAAGTTATTTGACATTTCTAACATAGTGAAAAATAGTGGTTTTAATGTCTTTTCTGCCGCCCTGAAAAACGGAGGAGTAGTTAAAGCAATCGCCATTCCTAAAGCAGCTGATTTCAGCAGAAAGCAACAGGATGAACTGGTAGAACTTGCTAAGCACTTGGGAGGTAAAGGAATTGCCTTTGCCAAAGTAACGGAAAACGGTTTGGAAGGTGGCATCAGTAAATTCCTTAGCCCTGAAGAAGCAGAGGCAATTATTCAAGCTACCCAAGCTCAAAAAAATGACCTTCTTGCCTTTGCCGCAGATAATTATGAAATGGTAAGCAAGGTTTTAGCAGGAATTCGTAATTTCTTGGCTCCCCAATTAAATCTCATTCCCGAAAACAGTTTTGCCTTTTGCTGGATAACGGATTTTCCCCTCTTTACTAAAAATCTGGAAACAGGTAAATGGGAACCAGCTCATCATATGTTTACCTTACCCAAAGAAGAACATATTCCCTATCTGGATATTCCCGAAAAAATCGGTGAAATTATTGGACAACTTTATGACCTTGTCTGCAATGGAGTTGAACTTTCCAGCGGCAGTATCAGGTGTCATCGTTATGACATCCAAAAGAAAATATTTGATATTCTTGGTTTTAGTGAAGAAGAACTGCAGAAGCGTTTCGGGTTCTTTCTGGAAGCACTAAAATATGGAACTCCACCACACGGAGGAATAGCTCCTGGTTTGGATAGATTAGTTATGATTATGACGGGAGCTGAATCCATCCGAGATGTTATTGCCTTTCCTAAAACATTGAAGGCAACGGATTTAATGAGCCAGGCACCTTCTGAAGTAGATGAACAGCAATGGAAAGACCTGCATCTGCAACCCATAAAATAG
- the murB gene encoding UDP-N-acetylmuramate dehydrogenase encodes MLRKEYPQLIDEGIVHIEVPLKEHCSFNIGGPAEVFCTPYTQKQLVTLLKFCLGHNIPYFILGKGSNLLISDKGVKGIVISTERFDKITLGKHYLSAFCGVTLKDLGNFACENGLSGLEFASGIPGSVGGAVFMNAGAYGNEIKDVLYSSRAILPTQEKLSSPNPVFYLKASEHNFSYRHSVFQDLGLIHLSSLFILKKDKPENIRQRMQELQQKRQDKQPMDLPSAGSVFKRPEGFFTGKLIEECGLKGFRIGDAAISEKHCGFIVNLGSATAKDVFQLIQHIQKVVYERYGVHLQTEIRILGEI; translated from the coding sequence TTGTTACGGAAGGAATACCCTCAACTAATTGATGAGGGCATTGTGCATATAGAAGTTCCCTTAAAAGAACATTGCAGTTTTAACATAGGGGGTCCCGCTGAGGTTTTTTGCACTCCTTATACCCAAAAACAATTAGTTACTCTCTTAAAGTTTTGCCTTGGGCATAATATTCCTTATTTTATTTTAGGGAAGGGCTCTAATTTGCTCATTTCAGATAAGGGAGTAAAGGGCATAGTTATCAGCACGGAGCGTTTTGATAAAATCACTTTAGGTAAGCATTATTTATCTGCTTTCTGTGGAGTTACCCTTAAGGACTTAGGTAATTTTGCCTGTGAGAATGGATTAAGCGGATTGGAATTTGCCAGTGGAATTCCGGGCTCTGTAGGAGGAGCTGTTTTTATGAATGCCGGTGCCTACGGAAACGAGATCAAAGATGTACTTTACAGCAGTAGAGCTATTTTGCCTACCCAAGAAAAGCTCAGTTCTCCAAACCCTGTTTTCTACCTGAAGGCGTCAGAACATAATTTTTCCTATCGGCATAGCGTCTTTCAAGATTTGGGCTTAATTCATCTTTCCTCTCTGTTTATTCTGAAAAAAGATAAACCGGAAAATATCCGCCAGCGAATGCAGGAATTACAACAAAAACGACAGGATAAACAACCAATGGATTTACCCAGTGCCGGCAGCGTTTTTAAACGACCGGAAGGTTTTTTTACCGGAAAATTAATTGAGGAATGCGGATTGAAGGGCTTTCGGATTGGTGATGCAGCTATTTCGGAAAAGCATTGCGGTTTTATTGTTAATCTTGGTTCTGCTACTGCTAAAGATGTTTTTCAGCTTATTCAGCATATTCAAAAAGTTGTTTATGAACGCTATGGTGTTCATCTGCAAACGGAAATTCGTATTTTGGGAGAAATATGA
- the mtaB gene encoding tRNA (N(6)-L-threonylcarbamoyladenosine(37)-C(2))-methylthiotransferase MtaB — protein sequence MIRIAIATLGCKANQAESSIILDQFNDFKLVPWQEEADIYIINTCTVTNRTDYKSRYLIRQALSQKTQNPFAKIVVTGCFAQRYPEEIAKMGNVDWIIDNQQKLNIADILAGGNYEFMDIMQAKEFVYKPTAKMYNRTRAFQIIQDGCDFNCAYCAVPYGRGRSRSATLEQVIQQAKLFVENGYKEIVLSGINLGLYKDGNNDLTDVLLRLNELQGLELIRLSSVEPQLFNDKLINTLPLIPKLCSHYHIPLQCGADSGLKRMRRHYTSTTINQLIVKICERIPYPAIGMDVITGFPGETEEEHNQTCEFLRSLPLAYLHIFTFSKRKGTPAFDFPNQISKTIKNRRANELSQISRELTSAYTKSLMENNIPLRGIVEKNTAGYCEFLSDHYVRVRFSGNFQPGDFVQVPSQEAQIKMKNEE from the coding sequence GTGATTCGCATCGCTATTGCTACCCTTGGTTGCAAAGCCAATCAAGCCGAGTCCTCCATAATTTTAGACCAGTTCAACGACTTTAAGTTAGTTCCCTGGCAGGAAGAAGCGGATATCTATATCATCAATACCTGCACTGTAACGAACCGAACCGACTATAAAAGCCGCTATTTAATCCGTCAGGCATTATCTCAAAAAACGCAAAACCCCTTTGCCAAAATTGTCGTAACTGGCTGCTTTGCTCAACGCTATCCGGAAGAAATTGCCAAAATGGGCAATGTTGACTGGATTATAGATAATCAGCAGAAACTGAATATTGCGGATATCCTTGCCGGTGGCAACTACGAATTTATGGATATTATGCAGGCAAAGGAATTTGTCTATAAGCCAACTGCTAAAATGTATAACCGCACACGCGCCTTTCAAATTATTCAAGACGGCTGCGATTTTAACTGTGCTTATTGTGCAGTCCCTTATGGAAGGGGCAGAAGCAGGTCGGCAACTTTGGAACAAGTTATTCAGCAAGCCAAGTTATTTGTGGAAAACGGTTATAAGGAAATTGTGCTATCAGGAATTAACTTAGGACTATACAAAGATGGAAATAACGATTTAACCGATGTTTTGCTCCGCTTAAACGAATTGCAGGGCTTGGAATTGATTCGCCTTAGCTCCGTTGAACCGCAATTGTTTAATGATAAACTAATTAACACTCTTCCCTTAATTCCCAAGCTTTGCTCGCATTATCATATACCGTTGCAATGTGGTGCTGATTCTGGGCTAAAAAGGATGAGACGCCACTATACCTCCACCACAATTAACCAACTAATAGTTAAGATTTGTGAACGCATTCCCTATCCGGCAATCGGAATGGATGTAATAACCGGTTTCCCTGGTGAAACGGAAGAAGAACATAACCAGACCTGTGAATTTTTGCGCTCTTTACCCCTGGCTTATCTACATATTTTCACTTTTTCTAAAAGAAAAGGAACCCCTGCTTTTGATTTTCCTAACCAAATCTCTAAAACCATTAAAAACCGCAGAGCCAATGAACTCAGCCAAATTTCCCGCGAACTGACTTCCGCCTATACTAAATCCCTAATGGAAAATAATATCCCGTTACGCGGAATTGTGGAAAAAAACACCGCTGGCTACTGCGAATTTTTGAGCGATCACTATGTCCGCGTCCGCTTTTCCGGAAACTTCCAACCCGGCGATTTTGTCCAAGTTCCAAGCCAAGAAGCACAAATAAAAATGAAAAATGAAGAATGA
- a CDS encoding GNAT family N-acetyltransferase, with amino-acid sequence MFSIRRNEPEDYTAISSIVEKTWHTTSIITRGKLYHISSLEGFLAEDASGIIGVLLYRIADSECEIILLQSLKENLGVGTGLLKEVITHAKKEGCKRIWLITTNDNTSAMHFYQRRGFIFAAIHINAMQISRQMKPQIPLTGIDGIPLRDEIEMEYPFIIEMNKEVL; translated from the coding sequence TTGTTCTCTATACGTCGCAATGAGCCAGAAGATTATACTGCCATCAGTAGTATAGTAGAGAAAACTTGGCATACCACAAGTATAATTACCCGTGGTAAACTTTATCATATCAGTAGCTTGGAAGGATTTCTGGCAGAGGATGCAAGCGGAATTATCGGAGTGTTGCTTTACCGGATTGCCGATTCTGAATGCGAAATTATCCTTCTGCAAAGCTTAAAAGAAAACCTGGGCGTTGGCACCGGGCTACTGAAAGAAGTGATAACTCATGCTAAAAAAGAAGGTTGTAAAAGAATTTGGTTGATCACCACGAATGATAACACATCTGCTATGCATTTTTATCAGCGACGAGGTTTTATTTTTGCCGCCATCCATATAAATGCAATGCAAATTTCGAGACAAATGAAACCCCAGATTCCGCTTACTGGGATTGATGGTATACCTCTAAGGGATGAAATTGAAATGGAATATCCGTTTATTATAGAAATGAATAAAGAGGTATTGTGA
- a CDS encoding polyamine ABC transporter substrate-binding protein: protein MKRGNIIVLIMVIVLLFFCGSCSKNKPVLYIFNWSDYIDPDLIKEFEQQNKCTIKYSTYDSNENMLTKIMSSREAFDLVFPSGDHVTIMCDAGLLEPLDLTKIPNYRNLDNNLLLKATSFDPGNKYSLPYFWGLTGIIYNQRYVPESVVKSQSWNILADNFFTGKNKVTMLDDAREVVGAALIYNGYDLNDTSAEALAAAEKTLAEWDKNITQFDSDSYKNEVPDGTTWLAQAYNGDALQVMENNPDIKFFLPVEGTSLWMDNIVMLKSSKNKELAYKFIDFLLNAEIGKRNTEYCRYATPNKAANNLLPDTIKNNALIYPSEEYLQKCYMINALGENVKKIDKLFEAIKLN, encoded by the coding sequence ATGAAAAGAGGAAATATCATAGTCCTAATAATGGTCATAGTTCTGCTGTTTTTTTGCGGTTCCTGCAGTAAAAATAAGCCGGTTCTGTATATCTTCAACTGGAGTGATTATATTGATCCCGACCTCATCAAGGAATTTGAACAGCAGAATAAATGCACTATCAAATATAGCACTTACGATTCCAACGAAAATATGCTCACCAAAATTATGAGTTCCCGCGAAGCATTTGATCTTGTTTTCCCCAGTGGTGATCATGTAACTATTATGTGTGATGCGGGTTTACTGGAACCGTTGGATTTAACCAAAATTCCAAATTACCGCAATCTGGATAACAATCTTTTGCTGAAAGCCACCAGTTTTGACCCTGGCAATAAATATTCCCTACCCTATTTTTGGGGTTTAACCGGAATTATTTATAATCAGCGTTATGTTCCTGAAAGCGTTGTTAAATCTCAAAGCTGGAATATCTTAGCCGATAATTTTTTCACCGGTAAAAACAAAGTTACGATGCTGGATGATGCACGCGAAGTTGTTGGTGCCGCATTAATCTACAATGGCTACGATCTTAATGATACAAGTGCTGAAGCATTAGCGGCTGCAGAAAAAACGCTTGCCGAATGGGATAAAAATATTACGCAGTTTGATTCTGATAGCTATAAAAACGAAGTTCCCGATGGAACAACATGGCTGGCTCAGGCATATAACGGAGATGCTTTACAGGTTATGGAAAACAATCCCGATATTAAATTCTTTCTCCCCGTGGAAGGCACCAGCTTATGGATGGATAATATCGTTATGCTTAAGTCCTCTAAAAATAAAGAACTTGCCTATAAATTCATTGATTTTCTCCTAAATGCGGAAATCGGTAAACGCAATACGGAATATTGCCGCTATGCCACTCCCAATAAGGCGGCAAACAATTTGTTACCTGATACAATTAAAAATAATGCACTTATCTATCCAAGCGAGGAATATCTCCAAAAATGCTATATGATTAATGCCCTTGGCGAAAATGTGAAGAAAATAGATAAGCTCTTTGAGGCAATCAAATTAAACTGA
- a CDS encoding ABC transporter permease: MKSRQIILPLLFFVVLVLLWQFISTKGVIAFWVVPSPQQVIQVFINYPGLIWHHLKPTLIEAISGLLISIVLGSITAIAMNLSRLIKQIIYPYLIISQTVPIIAVAPLLIIWFGYGISAKIFAVVLMCFFPIALGLYDGFRSVSIDQIRLLTSMGATPYKIFRLLKIPSALPNFFTGLKLSATYSVMGAVIGEWLGGTSGLGIYMTRATNVHQTAHIFAVIIVFVAVSLALFGIVALLDRILLKWKYHPIDEYLEPEKK; the protein is encoded by the coding sequence ATGAAAAGCCGGCAAATAATTTTGCCTTTGCTTTTTTTTGTGGTTCTGGTTTTGCTCTGGCAATTTATCAGCACTAAAGGAGTTATCGCTTTTTGGGTAGTTCCTTCGCCGCAACAGGTGATTCAGGTTTTTATTAACTATCCAGGTTTGATTTGGCATCACTTAAAGCCAACTTTGATAGAGGCAATCAGCGGACTTTTAATCAGTATTGTTCTGGGCTCTATAACGGCTATTGCTATGAATTTATCTCGCCTTATCAAACAAATTATCTATCCTTATCTGATTATTTCCCAAACAGTTCCTATTATAGCTGTAGCGCCTTTACTTATAATTTGGTTTGGCTATGGCATCAGCGCTAAAATCTTTGCCGTAGTGCTGATGTGCTTTTTTCCGATTGCTTTAGGACTTTATGACGGTTTCAGGAGTGTGTCCATAGACCAGATTCGCCTTTTAACTTCAATGGGAGCAACACCCTATAAGATATTTAGATTATTAAAAATACCTTCTGCTTTACCCAATTTCTTTACGGGACTAAAACTATCTGCAACTTATAGCGTGATGGGAGCTGTGATAGGTGAATGGTTAGGAGGAACTTCCGGTTTGGGAATTTATATGACCAGAGCTACAAACGTGCATCAGACAGCTCATATTTTTGCCGTGATTATTGTTTTCGTGGCTGTCAGTTTAGCGCTGTTCGGAATCGTGGCTTTGCTGGATAGGATTTTGCTGAAATGGAAATATCATCCTATTGATGAATATCTGGAACCAGAAAAAAAATAA
- the recF gene encoding DNA replication/repair protein RecF (All proteins in this family for which functions are known are DNA-binding proteins that assist the filamentation of RecA onto DNA for the initiation of recombination or recombinational repair.) has translation MNLAKIELENFRSYRQNEFDFNPQGCLIIGPNGCGKTNLLEAIAYCSIGKSIRFHHDEELLNFGGQFFRVQSLFISDQQTPKKVSLSYADQHKLLKIDELPIRQLSSLFEVVKVIYCAPEDHLLISGSPRFRRQYFDLAISQLYPPYINVLRHFLHIVQQRNAMLKRNYSRAEITSWNLSFASSLAEVWNYRNRYLKQVNTAFQETFKDIFPASTAISLAYIPSLKLPLESSPEEIIKHLATIEEREKLLQRSLVGAHLDDYEFKLKGRKMLTYASQGQKRIAVIILKLIQARLIEKVTGIKPIMLFDDIFAELDTFHSQQIRNCINNRYQVFIASPKEDLCNIWQGYQIQKLEGMDK, from the coding sequence TTGAACCTGGCTAAAATTGAACTTGAGAATTTCCGCAGCTATCGCCAAAATGAGTTTGATTTCAACCCTCAGGGGTGTTTGATAATTGGTCCTAATGGCTGTGGAAAAACCAATCTCCTGGAGGCAATTGCCTATTGCAGTATAGGTAAATCCATTCGTTTTCACCACGATGAAGAACTGCTCAATTTTGGAGGGCAGTTTTTCCGTGTTCAGAGTTTATTTATCAGTGACCAGCAAACCCCGAAGAAGGTCTCTTTAAGTTATGCAGATCAGCATAAACTTTTAAAGATTGACGAATTGCCTATCCGCCAATTAAGTTCACTTTTTGAAGTGGTAAAAGTTATTTATTGTGCTCCAGAAGACCATTTATTGATAAGTGGTTCACCGCGTTTTCGCCGACAATATTTTGACCTAGCAATTTCTCAGCTTTATCCTCCTTACATCAATGTCCTAAGGCATTTTTTGCATATCGTTCAGCAGAGAAATGCAATGCTGAAAAGAAACTATTCCCGGGCAGAAATTACCAGCTGGAATTTATCTTTTGCCTCTTCTTTAGCGGAGGTCTGGAATTATCGGAATCGCTATTTAAAGCAGGTTAATACCGCTTTTCAGGAGACCTTCAAAGATATTTTTCCTGCTTCCACTGCCATTTCTCTGGCTTATATACCTTCTTTAAAATTGCCTTTGGAGAGTTCTCCAGAAGAAATTATAAAACACCTGGCAACTATTGAAGAAAGAGAAAAATTACTGCAACGCTCTTTAGTCGGAGCTCATTTGGATGATTACGAATTTAAGCTTAAGGGTCGTAAAATGCTTACCTATGCTTCTCAAGGGCAAAAACGCATAGCAGTTATTATTCTTAAGCTCATTCAAGCACGCCTAATTGAAAAAGTTACCGGCATAAAACCTATTATGCTTTTTGACGATATTTTTGCCGAGTTGGATACTTTTCATTCTCAACAAATAAGAAATTGCATCAATAACCGTTATCAGGTTTTTATTGCCAGTCCCAAAGAAGATCTCTGTAATATCTGGCAGGGCTATCAAATTCAGAAGTTGGAAGGAATGGACAAATGA